The Brachyhypopomus gauderio isolate BG-103 chromosome 2, BGAUD_0.2, whole genome shotgun sequence genome contains a region encoding:
- the nr1h4 gene encoding bile acid receptor isoform X3, with protein sequence MSMGQESTPDILAEQSSPLLHDQEVLPFYYPSMQYSTVEPPMSPASYFSSQSYYPPYSTDEWCSPSGLVELRKDSLEGGFEAEMEEPVPIAPTVYKRSRHPAHSGKMRKEEVCVVCGDKASGYHYNALTCEGCKGLLTEIQCKSKRLRKNPKSSSDSTGFLTDVGDSGDAKQVTSTTKTFKEKVELSQEQQNLLNYILDAYNKHRIPQDMAKKLLQEQFSTEENFLLLIEMATTHVQVLVEFTKKIPGFLSLDHEDQIALLKGSAVEAMFLRSAQVFTRKLPQGHSEVLEERIRKSGISEEFITPMFNFYKSIGELQMMQEEQALLTAITILSPDRPYVKDQQAVERLQEPMLEVLRGFCKRQHPHKPQHFARLLGRLTELRTLNHHHAEMLESWRVSDHKFNPLLCEIWDVQ encoded by the exons ATGTCCATGGGGCAAGAGAGTACTCCAG ATATACTGGCAGAGCAGAGCAGCCCTCTGCTTCACGACCAGGAGGTCCTGCCCTTCTACTATCCCAGCATGCAATACTCCACAGTGGAGCCACCCATGTCCCCAGCATCATACTTCTCCAGCCAAAGCTACTATCCTCCCTACAGCACAGACGAGTGGTGCTCTCCGTCCGGCCTGGTGGAGCTGAGGAAGGATTCTCTGGAGGGGGGTTTTGAAGCAGAGATGGAGGAGCCTGTGCCCATCGCCCCCACTGTGTACAAGAGATCCAGGCACCCTGCTCACTCGGGGAAGATGAGAAaggaagaagtgtgtgtggtgtgtggagacaAGGCCTCGGGATATCACTACAATGCTCTCACATGTGAGGGCTGTAAAG GTTTGTTAACAGAGATCCAGTGCAAGTCCAAAAGACTGAGGaaaaaccccaaatcctcatCAGACTCAACGGGTTTCCTCACAGATGTGGGAGACAGTGGAGATGCAAAACAGGTCACTTCTACAACAAAAACATTCAAA GAAAAAGTGGAACTCAGTCAAGAGCAGCAGAATTTGCTGAATTACATTCTTGATGCATACAATAAACATCGTATTCCTCAAGACATGGCCAAGAAACTG CTGCAGGAGCAGTTCAGTACTGAGGAGAACTTCCTCCTCCTGATAGAGATGGCAACCACTCATGTCCAGGTGCTGGTGGAATTCACGAAAAAAATCCCAG GGTTCCTCTCTCTGGACCACGAGGATCAGATCGCTCTGCTGAAGGGCTCAGCAGTGGAAGCCATGTTCCTGCGCTCCGCCCAGGTCTTCACCAGGAAGCTTCCACAAGGACACTCGGAGGTGTTGGAGGAACGCATACGCAAGAGCG GTATCTCTGAAGAGTTCATCACCCCCATGTTCAATTTCTACAAAAGCATCGGTGAGCTGCAGATGATGCAAGAGGAACAAGCTCTCCTCACAGCCATCACCATCCTATCCCCAG ACCGGCCGTATGTGAAGGACCAGCAGGCAGTGGAGAGGCTACAGGAGCCCATGCTGGAGGTTCTGAGGGGGTTCTGTAAGAGGCAGCATCCGCACAAACCCCAGCACTTTGCTCGACTTCTGGGCCGTCTCACCGAGCTGCGGACGCTGAACCACCACCACGCCGAGATGCTGGAGTCGTGGCGTGTGAGCGATCACAAGTTTAACCCTTTGCTCTGTGAGATCTGGGACGTGCAGTGA
- the nr1h4 gene encoding bile acid receptor isoform X1, with protein MSMGQESTPDILAEQSSPLLHDQEVLPFYYPSMQYSTVEPPMSPASYFSSQSYYPPYSTDEWCSPSGLVELRKDSLEGGFEAEMEEPVPIAPTVYKRSRHPAHSGKMRKEEVCVVCGDKASGYHYNALTCEGCKGFFRRSITKNAVYKCKSGGHCEMDMYMRRKCQECRLRKCKEMGMLAECLLTEIQCKSKRLRKNPKSSSDSTGFLTDVGDSGDAKQVTSTTKTFKEKVELSQEQQNLLNYILDAYNKHRIPQDMAKKLLQEQFSTEENFLLLIEMATTHVQVLVEFTKKIPGFLSLDHEDQIALLKGSAVEAMFLRSAQVFTRKLPQGHSEVLEERIRKSGISEEFITPMFNFYKSIGELQMMQEEQALLTAITILSPDRPYVKDQQAVERLQEPMLEVLRGFCKRQHPHKPQHFARLLGRLTELRTLNHHHAEMLESWRVSDHKFNPLLCEIWDVQ; from the exons ATGTCCATGGGGCAAGAGAGTACTCCAG ATATACTGGCAGAGCAGAGCAGCCCTCTGCTTCACGACCAGGAGGTCCTGCCCTTCTACTATCCCAGCATGCAATACTCCACAGTGGAGCCACCCATGTCCCCAGCATCATACTTCTCCAGCCAAAGCTACTATCCTCCCTACAGCACAGACGAGTGGTGCTCTCCGTCCGGCCTGGTGGAGCTGAGGAAGGATTCTCTGGAGGGGGGTTTTGAAGCAGAGATGGAGGAGCCTGTGCCCATCGCCCCCACTGTGTACAAGAGATCCAGGCACCCTGCTCACTCGGGGAAGATGAGAAaggaagaagtgtgtgtggtgtgtggagacaAGGCCTCGGGATATCACTACAATGCTCTCACATGTGAGGGCTGTAAAG GGTTTTTCAGGCGAAGCATAACGAAGAATGCTGTGTATAAGTGTAAGAGCGGCGGCCACTGTGAGATGGACATGTACATGCGGAGGAAGTGTCAGGAATGCAGACTCCGGAAGTGCAAGGAGATGGGGATGCTGGCTGAGT GTTTGTTAACAGAGATCCAGTGCAAGTCCAAAAGACTGAGGaaaaaccccaaatcctcatCAGACTCAACGGGTTTCCTCACAGATGTGGGAGACAGTGGAGATGCAAAACAGGTCACTTCTACAACAAAAACATTCAAA GAAAAAGTGGAACTCAGTCAAGAGCAGCAGAATTTGCTGAATTACATTCTTGATGCATACAATAAACATCGTATTCCTCAAGACATGGCCAAGAAACTG CTGCAGGAGCAGTTCAGTACTGAGGAGAACTTCCTCCTCCTGATAGAGATGGCAACCACTCATGTCCAGGTGCTGGTGGAATTCACGAAAAAAATCCCAG GGTTCCTCTCTCTGGACCACGAGGATCAGATCGCTCTGCTGAAGGGCTCAGCAGTGGAAGCCATGTTCCTGCGCTCCGCCCAGGTCTTCACCAGGAAGCTTCCACAAGGACACTCGGAGGTGTTGGAGGAACGCATACGCAAGAGCG GTATCTCTGAAGAGTTCATCACCCCCATGTTCAATTTCTACAAAAGCATCGGTGAGCTGCAGATGATGCAAGAGGAACAAGCTCTCCTCACAGCCATCACCATCCTATCCCCAG ACCGGCCGTATGTGAAGGACCAGCAGGCAGTGGAGAGGCTACAGGAGCCCATGCTGGAGGTTCTGAGGGGGTTCTGTAAGAGGCAGCATCCGCACAAACCCCAGCACTTTGCTCGACTTCTGGGCCGTCTCACCGAGCTGCGGACGCTGAACCACCACCACGCCGAGATGCTGGAGTCGTGGCGTGTGAGCGATCACAAGTTTAACCCTTTGCTCTGTGAGATCTGGGACGTGCAGTGA
- the nr1h4 gene encoding bile acid receptor isoform X2, whose protein sequence is MQYSTVEPPMSPASYFSSQSYYPPYSTDEWCSPSGLVELRKDSLEGGFEAEMEEPVPIAPTVYKRSRHPAHSGKMRKEEVCVVCGDKASGYHYNALTCEGCKGFFRRSITKNAVYKCKSGGHCEMDMYMRRKCQECRLRKCKEMGMLAECLLTEIQCKSKRLRKNPKSSSDSTGFLTDVGDSGDAKQVTSTTKTFKEKVELSQEQQNLLNYILDAYNKHRIPQDMAKKLLQEQFSTEENFLLLIEMATTHVQVLVEFTKKIPGFLSLDHEDQIALLKGSAVEAMFLRSAQVFTRKLPQGHSEVLEERIRKSGISEEFITPMFNFYKSIGELQMMQEEQALLTAITILSPDRPYVKDQQAVERLQEPMLEVLRGFCKRQHPHKPQHFARLLGRLTELRTLNHHHAEMLESWRVSDHKFNPLLCEIWDVQ, encoded by the exons ATGCAATACTCCACAGTGGAGCCACCCATGTCCCCAGCATCATACTTCTCCAGCCAAAGCTACTATCCTCCCTACAGCACAGACGAGTGGTGCTCTCCGTCCGGCCTGGTGGAGCTGAGGAAGGATTCTCTGGAGGGGGGTTTTGAAGCAGAGATGGAGGAGCCTGTGCCCATCGCCCCCACTGTGTACAAGAGATCCAGGCACCCTGCTCACTCGGGGAAGATGAGAAaggaagaagtgtgtgtggtgtgtggagacaAGGCCTCGGGATATCACTACAATGCTCTCACATGTGAGGGCTGTAAAG GGTTTTTCAGGCGAAGCATAACGAAGAATGCTGTGTATAAGTGTAAGAGCGGCGGCCACTGTGAGATGGACATGTACATGCGGAGGAAGTGTCAGGAATGCAGACTCCGGAAGTGCAAGGAGATGGGGATGCTGGCTGAGT GTTTGTTAACAGAGATCCAGTGCAAGTCCAAAAGACTGAGGaaaaaccccaaatcctcatCAGACTCAACGGGTTTCCTCACAGATGTGGGAGACAGTGGAGATGCAAAACAGGTCACTTCTACAACAAAAACATTCAAA GAAAAAGTGGAACTCAGTCAAGAGCAGCAGAATTTGCTGAATTACATTCTTGATGCATACAATAAACATCGTATTCCTCAAGACATGGCCAAGAAACTG CTGCAGGAGCAGTTCAGTACTGAGGAGAACTTCCTCCTCCTGATAGAGATGGCAACCACTCATGTCCAGGTGCTGGTGGAATTCACGAAAAAAATCCCAG GGTTCCTCTCTCTGGACCACGAGGATCAGATCGCTCTGCTGAAGGGCTCAGCAGTGGAAGCCATGTTCCTGCGCTCCGCCCAGGTCTTCACCAGGAAGCTTCCACAAGGACACTCGGAGGTGTTGGAGGAACGCATACGCAAGAGCG GTATCTCTGAAGAGTTCATCACCCCCATGTTCAATTTCTACAAAAGCATCGGTGAGCTGCAGATGATGCAAGAGGAACAAGCTCTCCTCACAGCCATCACCATCCTATCCCCAG ACCGGCCGTATGTGAAGGACCAGCAGGCAGTGGAGAGGCTACAGGAGCCCATGCTGGAGGTTCTGAGGGGGTTCTGTAAGAGGCAGCATCCGCACAAACCCCAGCACTTTGCTCGACTTCTGGGCCGTCTCACCGAGCTGCGGACGCTGAACCACCACCACGCCGAGATGCTGGAGTCGTGGCGTGTGAGCGATCACAAGTTTAACCCTTTGCTCTGTGAGATCTGGGACGTGCAGTGA